A window of Numenius arquata chromosome 6, bNumArq3.hap1.1, whole genome shotgun sequence contains these coding sequences:
- the SLC25A47 gene encoding solute carrier family 25 member 47, with protein sequence MDFIAGAIGGGLSTAVGYPLDTVKVRIQTERHYNGIWHCIQETYRTEKVWGFYKGMSASVLSVSVISSVSFGTYRNFLCTICKLRYGAADAKPSKLDISLAGGGAGAARVVLMAPSEVAKVRMQTQRNPHPSLASPQPVPKAKYRGSLHCLKVIAKEEGFGGLYKGCSALLCRDCSSSAIYFLTYSALCDWLTPAGKNKPGFLVVLLSGGFAGVLAWGLATPMDVIKSRMQTEESDQHKYKGLVHCARESVRREGAKVLFKGLGLNCIRAFPVNMVVFVTYEAVLRFTEHYTNKK encoded by the exons ATGGATTTCATTGCCGGGGCCATTGGAG GTGGTCTAAGCACAGCAGTGGGTTATCCGCTGGACACAGTGAAG GTGAGAATTCAGACCGAGAGGCATTACAATGGGATTTGGCACTGCATTCAGGAAACATACAGGACAGAAAAA GTTTGGGGATTTTACAAAGGCATGTCTGCCTCAGTCCTCTCCGTATCGGTGATTTCTTCTGTTTCGTTTGGCACGTACAGAAACTTCCTCTGTACCATCTGCAAGCTGCGATACGGGGCTGCAGACGCGAAGCCGTCCAAGCTGGACATTTCTCTCGCCGGAGGCGGTGCCGGTGCTGCCCGG GTTGTGTTGATGGCCCCCAGTGAAGTGGCTAAAGTTCGCATGCAGACTCAGAGGAACCCACACCCTTCCCTCGCATCTCCCCAGCCTGTTCCCAAGGCAAAGTACCGAGGTTCTCTGCACTGTCTGAAGGTGATCGccaaggaggaagggtttgggggtcTCTACAAGGGCTGCTCTGCGCTACTCTGCAGGGACTGCTCTTCTTCTGCAATATATTTCCTTACCTATTCTGCTCTGTGCGACTGGCTCACACCAGCTGGGAAAAATAAACCAG GTTTCCTGGTTGTGCTGCTGTCTGGTGGTTTCGCTGGAGTCCTGGCCTGGGGCTTAGCTACTCCCATGGATGTCATCAAATCGCGGATGCAGACAGAGGAGTCGGACCAGCACAAGTACAAAGGCCTCGTGCACTGTGCGAGGGAGAGCGTGAGGAGGGAGGGGGCAAAAGTGCTTTTCAAAGGACTGGGTTTAAACTGCATTCGTGCCTTTCCTGTGAACATGGTGGTGTTTGTAACGTATGAAGCTGTACTGAGATTCACAGAGCATTATACAAACAAAAAATAG